The genome window TGAGTTGATAGAATGGGTTCAATAACTGCGCCACCACGTTGGTTATGGCCTACTGAATGTGTATGATTTTCAATTTTCTCAATAAGTCCTTGAGATTCAAGATCATCAACAATTTGTTTACGAGCCGCAAACCGATCGAGTCCAGCATACTTACCACATAATTCATTCATGGTCCCATCTAGATTCATGATCAGAATAGGAGTAAGTCCTAAACGTTGACCCGCTTCAAAGTCATTGGGGTCGTGGGCTGGAGTGATTTTTACGAGTCCCGATCCAAATCCTTGATCCACAAATCCATCATACAGAAGAGGAATCTCCCGATCTGTTAGGGGAAGTTTTAGGCTCTTGCCTTGCAGGCTCTTATAGCGAGGATCTTCTGGATTGGCACAGACAGCAACGTCGCCTAACATTGTTTCTGGACGAGTCGTCGCAACTATAATATAATTCTTGTTATCTGCTGTATCGTTGGGGTCAGCAAATGGGTATCTGATATGGTATAATTTGCCTTGTTTCTCTTTGTATTCAACTTCAATATCTGAGATTGCAGTCTTGGATACAGGGCACCAATTGATGATTCTCGCACCGCGATAGATCAATCCTTCATCATAGAGACTGCGAAATACTTTGATTACAGCTTTTGATAATCCATCATCAAACGTAAATCTTGACCGACTCCAATCTACTGATTCTCCAAGAAGTCTCTGTTGATTGGTAATCTGTCCACCGGAGTGAGCTTTCCATTCCCATACTTTGTCAATAAATTCTTCTCGCGTATAATCTGTACGCTTCTTGCCTTCTTTCGCAAGCTCTCTTTCCACAACCATCTGAGTCGCAATTCCTGCGTGGTCCATTCCTGGAACCCAAACGGTAGATTTGCCTTTCTTTCTTTCAAGGCGGATGATAATATCTTGGATCGTATGATTTAGCGCGTGTCCAATATGGAGAAATCCCGTAACATTAGGAGGTGGAATTGTGATGGAAAAATTTCCATTCGATGAATCTTCAATGGGTTCAAAATACGGGTTCTTTTCCCAATTTTCTCTCCACTTTCTCTCAACTGATTCGGGTTCGTAGCGGTCGCTGATTTCTTTCTTCATAGAATTGATGGTTTTCTTGTTCTTACATGAAAACCCAAGTGAACCTGGGGTCAAGTGAGTATAAGTACGTTGACGTAAAAAAGCTATTTCGAAACCCTGTTTTCATGAACGCAAAGACTGTAAAAATTCTAAAAAAATACGCTGCCCTGAAGGGAATCTCTGATAAACAAATCAAGAGAGAATGGCTTGGCAAATCTCAAAATGAGAAAGACAAGAAAAAACAAGAAATGGTGAAGGAACTTACAAAAGCCTAAGAAGCAGCCTCGCCTGTTTCTTAGCTTGAACTTCTTTAGTTCGTTCAAAACCTTTTTTACTTATACAATCCTACAAAAAAACTTTTTATTTACATCTAAGAATTACGAAGCTGATGTCGTCTTCATAATCTTTACCTGATTTCCATTGTTCTAGATATTCCAAAACTCGAATTTGAAATGTTTCTATTGGTACGGAATCTCCCAATCTACAAAACTGCATAAATATTTTCTCAAGATAGTCCTCATCTGGAAATTCTCGATCTAAGTTAGGAACTTCCATTAGTCCATCCGAATATACTAAGAAAACATCGCCAGGATCAAAGCTATATTCTTCTTCTTCGATTCTTGCGTCATCCCAAACCCCAATGATTCGTCCTGGAGGCCTATGTAAATGCACGCAATCATCTACTTTCGAATAGTGAAATAAACTTGGATGACCCGCATTGGCAATTCTAAATTTTCGCATGTCACAATTAAGATAAATATAACTAGCTGTTAAAAATTGCCTTCCACATTTGCCATGCATAATTCGATTAATGTCTGTTAGCAATTTTTTCGGGGAATCAGAATTGTATTTTTGTTGAGAAAAAGCAATCTTGACCATAGAGGCAAGTAAAGCTGTGGACAACCCATGCCCAGATACATCCGCAAGAAATATTCCCAGATAATTGCCATTCTCCCATTGTAAATCATAGAAATCTCCGCCAACTTTCTCCATAGGAATATATACTGAGCTCAGTTCCCAATGTTCACTCTTGGGAAAAGTTGCAGGTAATAAAGAAAATTGTATTTTGCGAGCAGCGTCAAGCTCTTGCTGAATATGTATCAATTGTGCTAAATTTCGATTGTTCTCTTCTAATTTTACATTTACTAAAATAAATCTTCGAACTAGCACATAACTAAAGCTAAATATTAGAACTAAGAGGCCTAGATATGCATTGGTAAACTGGAAAACAAGTAGTCCGATTGCCACAAGTGATTCATGAATTCCAAATAAGAAAAATATACTTAGACCTGCGATTACAACAAAATTATCAATATTTGGAGTTTTATAAGTAGTGTATATCAAACAAGAAATTACGATAGGTCCAGTTATAAGAACAATTACTTGGAAGATTTGCAAAGTATTCAACAAGGCATGCATTCCAAAATATCCAATCAGAATCGAGAACATTAAGAATAGAAAATGACTGATCCAACAAATCCGAATCAATCGATAGACCTGAATAATGTTACTTGGAAAAATTCTTTCCAAGAAAATATACATCAACAATGGAATAGAATAAACACTGAGCAAATTAATCCAGGTCCAAATTATATGATTGTCGTAAAAGAATAATCGTGCTGGAGATCTTGAGATAGTATATAACCCAGTAACTAAACAAAATAATCCAAATAAGAAAAAACTTTTCGTCGAAGATTTATCTAGAATAAAAATTGAAGAAAAGAGTCCAATAAAAACAAACAATACTCCAAGGATCAAACGATCTGAACT of Leptospira sp. GIMC2001 contains these proteins:
- a CDS encoding PP2C family protein-serine/threonine phosphatase, with amino-acid sequence MNLSRSFIILALGVMGIGIVFSAQFYITLDESRFSNSKSWPAWKNSINLYETKNWWIKSSVDTDWKPYTKYDTPIKIDSPETIDLKVILEKDDSNFMPIGNRYLFLTGLYGVFRCYADGDEIYRFGDWSVEAHRNLFYGLPWHIIYLPGSTSEVHFEIYSNQEKIGLFGKSYQANLASLFWFIFSQSSDRLILGVLFVFIGLFSSIFILDKSSTKSFFLFGLFCLVTGLYTISRSPARLFFYDNHIIWTWINLLSVYSIPLLMYIFLERIFPSNIIQVYRLIRICWISHFLFLMFSILIGYFGMHALLNTLQIFQVIVLITGPIVISCLIYTTYKTPNIDNFVVIAGLSIFFLFGIHESLVAIGLLVFQFTNAYLGLLVLIFSFSYVLVRRFILVNVKLEENNRNLAQLIHIQQELDAARKIQFSLLPATFPKSEHWELSSVYIPMEKVGGDFYDLQWENGNYLGIFLADVSGHGLSTALLASMVKIAFSQQKYNSDSPKKLLTDINRIMHGKCGRQFLTASYIYLNCDMRKFRIANAGHPSLFHYSKVDDCVHLHRPPGRIIGVWDDARIEEEEYSFDPGDVFLVYSDGLMEVPNLDREFPDEDYLEKIFMQFCRLGDSVPIETFQIRVLEYLEQWKSGKDYEDDISFVILRCK